Genomic DNA from Chlorocebus sabaeus isolate Y175 chromosome 6, mChlSab1.0.hap1, whole genome shotgun sequence:
ggccgggtggcggtgccaaggttgtctagctatttatcttacttttgtttctttataactttttgttctctctctttccccgtcttgtgaactaggcaaggtggggggaggaggacAGCAGGAGgggtagtggtctccttccttagtAACCCCTCTTCCCACCCCCTTGTGTGTGATCATCCGAGACTCCCATAAAGAGGAGTCTCCCTTGAGCAGGTCTTTGCTGTCTCATCCTCAGGAGCAGCCAGCCCTGAATCCTTGCTCCCAGCATGTCCTGTCTATTCCGCACTTAACTTTCAAAATACCCTATTTCCTTTGCAATCAGTTACTCTATGCTGCATCTCTTTGCTGTGTGTCTCTTGATGACATTCCTTTAAATTAAGATGACAAGAACCAAAGTCTTACAAAAGTAGCCTTTAATAAATGAATCCAGCCTATTCGGGAAGGGACCTTTCCAGACCTCTGCAGATTGCAGGACTCCGCCTGTCAGCTCAACCAGCCATCCATAAAATGTCCTCCAAGACCAGCAACATCAGCACCACctaaaatgcacattctcaggtgATCCCAAACAAGTAAAACCTGAGAAATTGTCACCAAGAGGATCCTAGGGAGACGTGATGACTCAAGGCAATGTGGTGTCCTggatggggaggaaggaagaggagggcatTGTGTAAACACTAAGGAGGCCTCAATAAGGTATGGCCCTTAGATCACAGCAATGTATCCAGTCAGTTCATCGCTTGTGGCAAATGTGCCACACTAAGGTACCATGTCAACAATAGGGGAGGCCGGGTGcatggctcacactggtaatcccagctctttgggaggccgaggtgggcagattacttgaggtcaggaattcgagaccagcttgggtaacatggtgaaaccgcatcgctactgaaaaaatacaaaaattagctgagtgtggtgcacacctgaagtcccagtacgtgggaggctgaggtaggagaatcgcctgaacccaggaggtagaggttgcagtgagccaagatcacgcctctacagtccaacctgggtgactgagtgagactccatccaaaaaaaaaaaaagaaagaaagaaacaaaagaaaagaaacaaaagaaaagaaaacaaacaaaaatatagggAAAATGGTGTGGGGACAGTAGGGAGCTCAATGGACTTTAGAAAGCtattctaaaacatattttattttatttatttgatttgatttgatttgatttgatttacttatttttttgagattgagtctggCATtaactcggctcactgtaacttcggcttcccaggctcaagcaattcttctgcctcagcctcccgagtagctgggattacaggcacttgccaccacacccagctaatttttgtattttagtagagacacggttttgccattttggccaggctggtcttgaactcctgacttcaagtgatctgcccgcctcagcctctcaaagtgctgggattacaggcgagagccaccgcactcagcctagGAATTCCACGTTTTAATGCACGgtctcaggccccacccccagcctaCTAAATTAGAAGCTCTGAGTTTGGGGCCCACCCATCTCCGGATCAACAAAGCCTTCAGGATATGGTACTATCACTAAGACCAACTGGTCCCCAGAGACTCCCAATGCCTCTGTAGTCCAAGAGTCAAGTCAGGAATTTAGAGATTGCCAAATTTAGACCAAAAAATACACAATCCAGGACAGCAACATAAATAGGCACAGCACAGAGGATTCAAGGGGCAGTGAAAATAGCCCCCATGATACTCCAATGGTGGATCCTCATGAGGcctttgtccaaacccacaggaTGTACGACCCCCAGAGCGAGCCCTAATGGACACCATGGACTCTGGGTGCTGGTGATGTGTCTGGGCAGGCTCGCTGATGGAACAGGTGCACTGCTCTGCTGGGGCTGCTGGGCGGGGAGAGGCTGTGCCGTGTGTGGAGGGAGTCTAGGGGAACTCTGTGCTGTCCACTGAATTTCCCTGTGAACCTAAAACAGCTCTGAAAAAGGAAGTCTagagccaggcgtgctggctcacaccacaccagcctgggcaacaaaaaatcccatcactacaaaaaaatttcaaaaaatttgaaTATCGTAATTATAATAAAGTCTAATAAAAACTATAcagggcacagcagctcatgcctgtaatgccagcatttaaggaggccaaggcaggtggatcacctgtactcaggagttcaagaccaccctgggcaacaaggcaaatcttcatctccacaaaaaacacgaaaattagccgAAGTGGTGGTATgatcctgcagtcccagctacttgggaggcttagacgggaggattgcttgagcctggaaggtcacgGCTGCAGTGGGCGATGATCCTgctactgcaatccagcctggttgagagagggagaccccatctcaaaaaaaaaagaataggaaaaaaaaaaaaaaaaaagaaaactgtttagGATACCCAATAAAAGCTGAGTTTGAGAAAAATAACGAATAATTTAGAACATGGTGAtactaaaaaaaatgttttatctgaaACCCACATTTTCCCAGGCATATTGTGTATTTCATCTGGACACCCTCCTTGGACAATTGTACTTTACAGCAAAACAGTGGGTAACAGCATGTCCATCAGGAGACTCCGTTTTTTGTtacaaaatattgaaaactaATAAGATGTTTGTTTATTGAAAGAACAGCAACACAAACCAAAATAAGCCTGTAACAATagacataataaaacaaaaaccaaaattcactggggaggaaaaaaatttaaacaaacatcCTGGGAATTCCTGTCTAGGGCACCCCTGTGTGTGCCAGGCGCCCTTGGTGTGTCAGATGTCATCTGATAACATCGGTGAGAAATCATCATTCACATTTTCTTGGTGCAGAAGACGCAGACCCGATGACGAAGTCACTGCGAAGTGGTTTCTGGGTGTATTTTCTGGTGGCGTCTTAAGGTTGCAGGCCGACCGAAGGCTCTTGAACACTTGGGACATTTGTAAGGTCTCTCTCCGGAGTGGGTGCGCTGGTGCTCCTTCAGATTCGCCTGGTAGGTGAAAACCTTCTTGCAGTCTTTACATTCGAAGGGCCTCTCCCCTGTGTGGCTTCTCCTGTGACACTTCAGGTAGGACTTCTGGGTGAACTGCTTCCAGCAGATGTCACACGTGTAGGGCCTCTCGCCGGTGTGGGTTCGCTGGTGAAATTGGAGGCCTATGCGCTGCATGAAACGCTTCCCACAGAGATTACATTGAAAGAGTCTCTCTCCTGTGTGTGATCTGTTGTGGATGGCTAGCCTGCTGTGATATTTAAACCTCTTACTGCATACCACACACGCAAAGGGCAGCAGTTCCTTAACTCCTTGGCCATCGGGGTGACTGACCAGGCCCGCAGGGCCCAGGGAATGAACTGGATTGATCTCAGCTTGTCCCGGGGATTCTCTGTTACCCACAGGTGTGGCTCCTCCTTGAGGTTCTTCTTGGGAAATGGAGGTGGCATCTGGTTTGCTTCTTTTGGGGCCTCTCAGATTCAGAGCTTCTCCACTGTTCCCGCTGTGAGTCGAAGCTTCTCTCTTCACAATGCAGGCAGAAGGTGTGTCGGCATCCGCATTTTCCACAGAGGctcttttttggggttttttcccctcctttgcTCTCACCAGATCTGCTGGAAGA
This window encodes:
- the LOC103235351 gene encoding zinc finger and SCAN domain-containing protein 5C-like isoform X1, with product MAAICTPSWGVGEPCNRPRSETPWSMASLGTQLENHDVDPEISHVNFRMFNCPEESDPIQALRKLTELCHLWLRPDLHTKEQILDILVMEQFMISMPQELQVLVKVNDVQSCKDLEDLLRNHRRPKKWYVVNLLGKEYLIQDSDVEMAEGPASVRDDPRDVSSQRASSVNQMCPWEGQARRELQTLPRVPAPSRRQEKDLLLPETHVMKGDPKALRPKWTLEKGLNIDREENPGLTSPEPQLPNGPTDLVRAKEGKKPQKRASVENADADTPSACIVKREASTHSGNSGEALNLRGPKRSKPDATSISQEEPQGGATPVGNRESPGQAEINPVHSLGPAGLVSHPDGQGVKELLPFACVVCSKRFKYHSRLAIHNRSHTGERLFQCNLCGKRFMQRIGLQFHQRTHTGERPYTCDICWKQFTQKSYLKCHRRSHTGERPFECKDCKKVFTYQANLKEHQRTHSGERPYKCPKCSRAFGRPATLRRHQKIHPETTSQ
- the LOC103235351 gene encoding zinc finger and SCAN domain-containing protein 5C-like isoform X2, with the protein product MAAICTPSWGVGEPCNRPRSETPWSMASLGTQLENHDVDPEISHVNFRMFNCPEESDPIQALRKLTELCHLWLRPDLHTKEQILDILVMEQFMISMPQELQVLVKVNDVQSCKDLEDLLRNHRRPKKWYVVNLLGKEYLIQDSDVEMAEGPASVRDDPRDVSSQRASSVNQMCPWEGQARRELQTLPRVPAPSRRQEKDLLLPETHVMKGDPKALRPKWTLEKGLNIDREENPGLTSPEPQLPNGPNLVRAKEGKKPQKRASVENADADTPSACIVKREASTHSGNSGEALNLRGPKRSKPDATSISQEEPQGGATPVGNRESPGQAEINPVHSLGPAGLVSHPDGQGVKELLPFACVVCSKRFKYHSRLAIHNRSHTGERLFQCNLCGKRFMQRIGLQFHQRTHTGERPYTCDICWKQFTQKSYLKCHRRSHTGERPFECKDCKKVFTYQANLKEHQRTHSGERPYKCPKCSRAFGRPATLRRHQKIHPETTSQ